Proteins encoded together in one Candidatus Hydrogenedentota bacterium window:
- a CDS encoding ABC transporter permease subunit produces the protein MTDVPHEIEAGASLWRDAWRRLRKNRLAAISLALLVAMVAMVVIGPWVSNYSYETQDRSLGATPPSGANWFGTDTLGRDLLTRILYGGRISLMVGICATAVSLGIGVIYGAVSGFAGGRVDSALMRVVDILYTLPFTIIVIILTVYLGKNIVLIFLAIGAVEWLTMARIVRGQVVALRQKEFVEAAYVMGLSRRRIVLRHLIPNALGPIIVYTTLTIPQVMLLEAVISFLGLGVQAPMSSWGVLIQDGAKVMEDYPWLLIFPSVFLSLTLFSLNFLGDGLRDALDPRISKD, from the coding sequence ATGACTGATGTTCCGCACGAGATCGAGGCCGGCGCGTCCCTGTGGCGCGATGCGTGGCGGCGGCTGCGCAAGAACCGGCTCGCGGCGATCAGCCTCGCACTGCTCGTTGCGATGGTGGCTATGGTCGTCATTGGGCCCTGGGTGTCAAACTACTCGTACGAGACGCAGGACCGTTCGCTCGGCGCGACGCCGCCCAGCGGAGCGAATTGGTTCGGCACCGACACGCTGGGCCGCGACCTGCTCACGCGGATTCTCTACGGCGGACGCATCTCGCTCATGGTCGGTATCTGCGCAACGGCGGTGTCGCTCGGCATCGGCGTGATCTACGGCGCCGTGTCGGGCTTCGCCGGCGGACGCGTCGATTCCGCGTTGATGCGCGTCGTGGACATCCTGTACACCCTGCCGTTCACGATCATCGTCATTATTCTCACCGTCTATCTTGGCAAGAATATCGTGCTTATCTTCTTGGCGATCGGCGCGGTCGAATGGCTCACCATGGCGCGAATCGTGCGCGGGCAGGTGGTCGCGCTGCGGCAGAAAGAGTTCGTCGAAGCCGCCTACGTGATGGGCTTGAGCCGTCGAAGAATCGTGCTGCGCCATTTGATACCCAACGCCCTCGGGCCGATCATCGTGTACACAACACTGACGATCCCGCAGGTAATGCTGCTCGAAGCCGTGATTAGCTTCCTCGGGCTTGGCGTGCAGGCGCCGATGAGTTCCTGGGGCGTGTTGATTCAGGACGGCGCCAAAGTCATGGAAGACTACCCGTGGCTGCTGATCTTCCCGAGCGTATTCTTGTCGCTGACCTTGTTTTCCTTGAACTTCCTGGGTGACGGCCTGCGCGACGCGCTCGACCCGCGAATATCGAAAGATTAA